One genomic segment of Sorex araneus isolate mSorAra2 chromosome X, mSorAra2.pri, whole genome shotgun sequence includes these proteins:
- the RAB33A gene encoding ras-related protein Rab-33A, producing the protein MAQPILGQGNLPPASAAGLASLELDSSLDQYVQIRIFKIIVIGDSNVGKTCLTFRFCGGTFPDKTEATIGVDFREKTVEIEGEKIKVQVWDTAGQERFRKSMVEHYYRNVHAVVFVYDVTKMTSFTNLKMWIQECNGHAVPPLVPKVLVGNKCDLREQIQVPSNLALKFADAHNMLLFETSAKDPKESQNVESIFMCLACRLKAQKSLLYRDAERQQGKVQKLEFPQEANSKTSCPC; encoded by the exons ATGGCGCAGCCCATCCTGGGCCAGGGGAACCTGCCGCCCGCCTCGGCTGCTGGCCTGGCGTCCCTGGAGCTCGACTCGTCGCTGGACCAGTACGTGCAGATTCGCATCTTCAAAATCATCGTGATTGGGGACTCCAACGTGGGTAAGACCTGCCTGACCTTCCGCTTCTGCGGGGGGACCTTCCCCGACAAGACGGAAGCCACCATCGGCGTGGACTTCAGGGAGAAGACGGTGGAAATCGAGGGCGAGAAGATCAAG GTTCAGGTGTGGGACACGGCAGGTCAGGAACGCTTCCGCAAAAGCATGGTTGAACATTACTACCGCAATGTGCACGCAGTGGTCTTCGTCTATGATGTCACCAAGATGACCTCCTTCACCAACCTCAAAATGTGGATCCAAGAATGCAACGGGCATGCTGTGCCCCCACTGGTCCCGAAAGTGCTTGTCGGCAACAAGTGTGACTTGAGGGAACAGATCCAGGTGCCCTCCAACCTAGCCCTGAAATTTGCCGATGCCCACAACATGCTCTTGTTTGAGACATCGGCCAAGGACCCCAAAGAGAGCCAGAATGTGGAGTCCATTTTCATGTGCCTGGCTTGCCGATTGAAGGCCCAGAAATCCCTGCTCTATCGCGATGCTGAAAGGCAGCAGGGGAAGGTGCAGAAACTGGAGTTCCCGCAGGAAGCTAACAGTAAAACTTCCTGTCCTTGTTGA